From Candidatus Glassbacteria bacterium, the proteins below share one genomic window:
- a CDS encoding class II D-tagatose-bisphosphate aldolase, non-catalytic subunit, which yields MGRLTADHSRIRQLAEQAGEPLTDCILKALKKGFVEREEDPVTLFAACPNSEAVARASIRAARKHNAPIKYAATLNQVDLDGGYTRWTQQEFMDLVRDEVDSSGFEGPVIVALDHGGPWLKDKQTIENWPLEQAMQGVKDSLAACIDAGYDLLHIDPTVDRTLDKGQAIAIKTVVERTVELIEHAERHRRGKGLPRISYEVGTEEVHGGLADISTFRKFLNGLREGLKVQGLEDVWPCFVVGKVGTDLHTTLFDPVVAETLVKNAAEYGSFIKGHYTDGVENPEAYPESEMGGANVGPEFTEAEYFSLKKLAMSESEFVGQGKLGSESGLMEALENAVVASGRWEKWRQAAERGKDFSELAPERREWLVRTGCRYIWTDPGVLEARRQLYANLSGMGIDAENEVIDGIIRAMDKYFEKFNLSGTIPRIEKELEEGL from the coding sequence ATGGGAAGATTAACAGCCGACCACAGCCGGATCAGGCAGTTGGCCGAGCAGGCCGGCGAACCATTGACAGATTGTATCCTCAAGGCTCTTAAAAAAGGGTTCGTTGAACGCGAAGAAGACCCCGTGACCCTGTTCGCCGCCTGCCCCAACAGCGAGGCGGTGGCCCGGGCCTCGATCCGCGCGGCCAGGAAACACAACGCGCCGATCAAGTACGCGGCTACGCTGAACCAGGTTGACCTGGACGGCGGCTACACGCGCTGGACCCAGCAGGAGTTCATGGACCTGGTGCGCGACGAGGTCGACAGCTCCGGGTTCGAGGGGCCGGTGATCGTGGCGCTCGACCACGGCGGCCCCTGGCTCAAGGACAAGCAGACAATCGAGAACTGGCCGCTGGAGCAGGCGATGCAGGGAGTCAAGGACTCTCTGGCGGCCTGTATCGATGCGGGTTACGACCTGCTGCATATCGACCCCACTGTCGACCGTACGCTCGACAAAGGCCAGGCGATCGCGATCAAGACCGTTGTCGAGCGGACAGTGGAGTTGATCGAGCACGCCGAGCGCCACCGCCGCGGCAAGGGACTGCCCAGGATCAGCTACGAGGTCGGCACCGAGGAGGTTCACGGCGGGCTGGCGGATATCAGCACGTTCCGCAAATTCCTCAACGGCCTGCGCGAGGGCCTGAAGGTGCAGGGGCTCGAGGATGTCTGGCCGTGCTTCGTGGTCGGCAAGGTCGGCACCGACCTGCACACCACCCTGTTCGACCCCGTCGTGGCCGAGACACTGGTGAAAAACGCGGCCGAGTACGGCTCGTTTATCAAGGGGCACTACACCGACGGTGTCGAAAACCCGGAAGCCTACCCCGAGAGCGAGATGGGCGGGGCCAACGTGGGTCCGGAGTTTACCGAGGCTGAATATTTCAGCCTGAAAAAACTGGCGATGAGCGAGAGCGAGTTTGTCGGGCAGGGCAAACTCGGCAGTGAGAGCGGGCTGATGGAAGCGCTGGAGAACGCGGTGGTTGCCAGCGGACGGTGGGAGAAATGGCGCCAGGCCGCTGAGCGCGGGAAAGATTTCAGCGAACTTGCTCCCGAGCGCCGCGAGTGGCTGGTGCGCACCGGCTGCCGCTATATCTGGACCGACCCCGGCGTCCTTGAGGCCCGCAGACAGCTGTACGCCAACCTGTCCGGGATGGGTATCGATGCCGAAAACGAGGTGATCGACGGTATCATCCGCGCGATGGACAAGTATTTCGAGAAGTTCAACCTCAGCGGGACAATTCCACGGATCGAGAAAGAACTGGAAGAGGGGCTGTAA
- a CDS encoding flagellar brake protein produces the protein MDESLRDVLKYLQFKGPGPEEIRLFVISVVVYLVLIAATVLVHGYIHRRRERTALLRAAKQHGLTRGELALVTNITGKRSKVNPRKVFQSIREFHRLFGPLMHELVASSENDMNARRKLDGIFALRKKLFGDISYHFGSLTSTIQLKIGLKVTLQFETGDTSHSFSSLVLDVDSEAITVANPIYEGDHVLLEQGHPVKVSFNRPEDGYYEFETRALRAVSKESRYFLLLAHADKIQRMQSRMYFRVPSRIEVEINRFAWDEDPQNRYHGGKSDSGEKMSGLIVNLGGGGVLVRTAGDLHRNDLVTFSLPLTEETTLDDVLGKVVVVDKKDKESDTSDVHVQFLNLKQGDKDTIIKIIQQRKLTEPE, from the coding sequence ATGGATGAAAGTTTGCGTGACGTGCTGAAGTACCTGCAGTTCAAGGGACCCGGTCCCGAGGAGATCAGGCTGTTTGTTATCTCGGTGGTTGTTTATCTGGTATTGATCGCGGCCACGGTCCTGGTCCACGGCTACATCCACAGACGCCGCGAGCGGACTGCTCTGCTGCGGGCGGCTAAACAGCACGGACTCACCAGGGGCGAGCTGGCGCTGGTGACCAACATCACGGGGAAACGCTCCAAAGTAAATCCCAGGAAAGTCTTCCAGTCCATCCGCGAGTTCCACCGCCTGTTCGGCCCGCTGATGCATGAACTGGTGGCGTCGAGCGAAAACGATATGAACGCCAGGCGCAAACTCGACGGGATATTCGCACTGCGCAAAAAACTGTTCGGCGATATTTCCTACCATTTCGGCAGTCTGACCAGCACTATCCAGCTCAAGATCGGTCTCAAGGTTACCCTGCAGTTCGAGACCGGAGACACTTCCCACAGTTTCAGTTCCCTGGTTCTGGATGTAGACTCGGAGGCGATCACTGTCGCAAATCCGATCTATGAGGGAGACCACGTCCTGTTGGAACAAGGCCATCCGGTCAAAGTATCGTTCAACAGGCCGGAGGACGGCTACTACGAGTTTGAAACCCGGGCGCTAAGAGCGGTCAGCAAGGAGAGCAGGTATTTCCTCCTGCTGGCGCACGCCGACAAGATCCAGCGAATGCAGTCCAGGATGTATTTCAGGGTGCCGTCGCGGATAGAGGTGGAGATCAACCGCTTCGCCTGGGACGAGGACCCGCAGAACCGGTATCATGGCGGCAAGAGCGATTCCGGTGAGAAAATGAGCGGGCTGATTGTCAATCTGGGGGGAGGGGGCGTGCTGGTCCGCACAGCCGGGGACCTGCACCGCAACGACCTGGTCACGTTCAGCCTGCCGCTGACTGAGGAAACCACGCTCGATGACGTACTGGGCAAGGTTGTGGTCGTGGACAAGAAAGATAAAGAAAGCGATACGAGTGATGTCCACGTCCAGTTTCTCAACCTCAAGCAGGGCGACAAAGACACGATCATCAAAATAATCCAGCAGCGTAAGCTTACAGAGCCTGAATAA